CTAAACCCTAGAACTGTTCCAAACCCTAATACCCAAATCAGAAATCTCACTATAGAATCCAAAGAAACTAGTTTTATTGTTAAGGAAATTGTAAAGAATCAAAAACCATGTGAAGAACAGTTGAATGATTCTGTAAGGCAATCTAATTTAGACATTGTCAAACAAGTTTGCAAGATTACTAGAACAGTTCCTAGATGGGAGGAAACACTGGTTTCACATTTCCcctcttttaatttttcggAACCCTGGTTTTTCCGAGAGCTTTTGAGACAGCAAGATAATGTGTTTTTCTCTCTGCGTTTCTTTCATTGGCTGCGGTCTGAATACGAGTTTTCTCCAGACTTTGATTCGTGTAATATGCTCTTTGATAAGCTTGTGGAGGCTAAGGCTTCCAAAGCGGCAAGAAATTTTCTCCAACAGACCGGTTTTGAGCCCAAGCCAGGTTCTTTAGAACGTTACTTAAGATGCCTTTGTGAAAATGAATCGGTTGAAGAAGCTGTTGATGTGTTCTCGACCTTGAGTGAGATCGGTCATTGTCCATCAATAGAGACGTGGAATTTAGCATTATCGGCTTGTCTTAAGGTTGGTAGGAATGATCTTATGTGGAAATTGTATCAGGATATGGTAGAATCCGGTATTGGGGTCAATATTGATGTTGGGACCCTCGGGTGTTTGGTTCAAGCCTTTTGTATCGATGGGAAAGCTTCGAAAGGTTACAAAATTCTTCAGCAAAATTTGGCTGATGGGTTGGTGCCGGATACGGTTGCTTTTCACAAATTGATTGCAGCTTTCTGTAAGATGAAGGATTATGGTAGAGTATCTCAACTTCTTCACACAATGATTGCTACAGATCGTGCTCCCAATATCTATACATATCAGGAAGTCATCAATGGGCTCTGTAAGAACAGAAAGTGGTTGGAAGGTTTCCGGATTTTCAACGATCTCAAGGATAGAGGGCATTCTCCGGATAGGGTCATGTATACAACAATAATTCATGGGCTATGTAAGATTGGGGAGCTCAGGGAAGCCAGAAAGCTTTGGTTTGAGATGATTAATAAGGGAATGGTTCCAAATGAATACACTTATAATGCACTGCTTAATGGTCTTTATAGGGCCCATAACCTTAAAGAGGCTGAGAGACTATATAAGGAGATGCTCGAAAAAGGTTATGGTGAAATGACCGTAAGTTACAATACCATGATAACAGGGTTATGTTCACATGGGAAGACGGATGAAGCTTATTGTTTATTTGAAGAAATGCCTCGAAAGGGCGTTGTTCGTGATTTGATCACATTCAACAATCTGATCCGGGGCTTTTGCGTGGAAGGAAAAGTCGTTGAGAGTCTAAATCTGCTTCATGAACTCTTAGCACAGGGTTTACAGCCATCTGCTTCATCGTATACCCCTATTATAAAATGCCTATGTCAAGCTGGTCATATCGAAGAAGCTGAAAGTTTGTTAAATGACATGCACAGTCAAGGTCTAGAACCGAAAGATTGTACTCGCAATCACTTAATTTTTGGATTATGCAAGCAAGGACATGTTGCAGAGGGAATGGAACGGTTCAAAGAGATGCTGGAGAATCAACTCAAACCGCAAAAGAAGACTTTGGAGAAACTGATTCAATCTCTCTCGGAAAGTGATAGGTTGGATGATTCTTTACTTGTTCTAGACTTTATGTTTAGATTAGGTTATGCACTTAAAACAAGCATATGCCATTCTATTGTTACCAAGTTTTGCCAAAGGAATACTCATCTGGTTGAATCATGTTTAAGTGAGGTCCTTGAAACAAATTAAGCAAAGCATTTCTACATGTTCATTTATCTCATGTTACTCAAAACTCGGAGGTGACGATCACCCATGTACGAATGTGCCCGATACGGGCATCGGCCATAGGTACTTTTTAGGGAAAATGAAGAGCTGTACcttgtatttttctttaataatgaA
The window above is part of the Gossypium raimondii isolate GPD5lz chromosome 9, ASM2569854v1, whole genome shotgun sequence genome. Proteins encoded here:
- the LOC105798831 gene encoding pentatricopeptide repeat-containing protein At5g18950, producing the protein MAKASSFIVNFLRLNPRTVPNPNTQIRNLTIESKETSFIVKEIVKNQKPCEEQLNDSVRQSNLDIVKQVCKITRTVPRWEETLVSHFPSFNFSEPWFFRELLRQQDNVFFSLRFFHWLRSEYEFSPDFDSCNMLFDKLVEAKASKAARNFLQQTGFEPKPGSLERYLRCLCENESVEEAVDVFSTLSEIGHCPSIETWNLALSACLKVGRNDLMWKLYQDMVESGIGVNIDVGTLGCLVQAFCIDGKASKGYKILQQNLADGLVPDTVAFHKLIAAFCKMKDYGRVSQLLHTMIATDRAPNIYTYQEVINGLCKNRKWLEGFRIFNDLKDRGHSPDRVMYTTIIHGLCKIGELREARKLWFEMINKGMVPNEYTYNALLNGLYRAHNLKEAERLYKEMLEKGYGEMTVSYNTMITGLCSHGKTDEAYCLFEEMPRKGVVRDLITFNNLIRGFCVEGKVVESLNLLHELLAQGLQPSASSYTPIIKCLCQAGHIEEAESLLNDMHSQGLEPKDCTRNHLIFGLCKQGHVAEGMERFKEMLENQLKPQKKTLEKLIQSLSESDRLDDSLLVLDFMFRLGYALKTSICHSIVTKFCQRNTHLVESCLSEVLETN